In one window of Opitutus sp. GAS368 DNA:
- the queC gene encoding 7-cyano-7-deazaguanine synthase QueC, translating to MKVVVLCSGGMDSVTALHWARAHHTVAAVLSFDYAAKHNHREIPFAVEHASLVGAPHQTVPLDFIGKLFTSDLLVSGGDIPEGHYEDGNMKRTVVPFRNGIMLAAACGFAESARADGLVIAAHGGDHAIYPDCREDFMCAMGEAMKSGTYAGIQLLRPFITMTKAGIAAEGARLGVDFARTWSCYKGGEVHCGRCGTCVERREAFQLAGMPDPTKYESTPPLPRGPAV from the coding sequence ACCGCGCTCCACTGGGCGCGGGCGCACCACACCGTCGCCGCCGTGCTGAGCTTCGACTACGCGGCCAAGCACAACCACCGCGAGATCCCCTTCGCGGTCGAGCACGCGTCCCTGGTCGGCGCGCCGCACCAGACCGTGCCGCTGGATTTCATCGGCAAACTCTTCACGTCCGACCTGCTGGTGAGCGGCGGCGACATTCCCGAGGGCCACTATGAGGACGGCAATATGAAGCGCACCGTCGTGCCCTTCCGCAACGGCATCATGCTGGCCGCGGCCTGCGGCTTCGCCGAAAGTGCGCGGGCGGACGGCCTCGTCATCGCGGCCCACGGCGGCGACCACGCGATCTATCCCGACTGCCGCGAGGACTTCATGTGCGCCATGGGCGAGGCCATGAAGTCCGGCACCTACGCCGGCATCCAGCTGCTCCGGCCGTTCATCACCATGACCAAGGCCGGGATTGCCGCCGAGGGTGCGCGGCTCGGCGTGGATTTCGCCCGCACCTGGTCGTGCTACAAGGGCGGCGAGGTCCACTGCGGAAGGTGCGGCACCTGCGTCGAGCGGCGCGAGGCGTTCCAGCTGGCGGGTATGCCGGACCCGACAAAATACGAGAGCACGCCGCCGCTACCGAGGGGACCGGCGGTTTGA